One window of the Anaeromyxobacter dehalogenans 2CP-C genome contains the following:
- a CDS encoding pyridoxal phosphate-dependent aminotransferase, translating into MDVVTRQIRSEMEGASWIRRMFDAGLELKQRIGADNVFDFSLGNPDVPPPAAAAAALRGLAEQVTAPMGLGYCPNAGLPSVRAALARRLAAEQQAPVEARHLVLTCGAAGGLVTFFRAVLEPGDEVLCFAPYFVEYGAYAGHFGGVLRAVPSKVPDFTPDLAALEAAIGPRTRVVLVNSPNNPTGRIYDAATMRAMGALLSRVNVERGRERPVFLVSDEPYRRLAYGGAEVAPILPLTPFSLVVGSFSKSLSLAGERVGYLLVNPGMPDAQVLVDALTLTNRTLGFVNAPVVGQRLVEALVDESVDVAIYDRRRRAMAEALTGAGIAFHLPEGAFYFFPEAPGGDDQAFVKLLLEENILAVPGRGFGMPGYVRLTFCVDEQVIRRAAPGFARAARRARGG; encoded by the coding sequence ATGGACGTGGTCACCCGGCAGATCCGCAGCGAGATGGAGGGCGCCTCCTGGATCCGGCGCATGTTCGACGCCGGCCTGGAGCTGAAGCAGCGCATCGGCGCGGACAACGTGTTCGACTTCAGCCTGGGGAACCCGGACGTCCCGCCGCCCGCCGCCGCCGCCGCCGCGCTGCGCGGCCTCGCCGAGCAGGTCACCGCGCCCATGGGGCTCGGCTACTGCCCGAACGCCGGGCTGCCCTCGGTCCGCGCCGCGCTGGCGCGCCGGCTCGCCGCCGAGCAGCAGGCGCCGGTCGAGGCGCGGCACCTGGTGCTCACCTGCGGCGCAGCGGGCGGGCTCGTCACGTTCTTCCGCGCGGTGCTCGAGCCCGGCGACGAGGTGCTGTGCTTCGCGCCGTACTTCGTGGAGTACGGCGCGTACGCCGGCCACTTCGGCGGCGTGCTCCGGGCGGTGCCGTCGAAGGTGCCGGACTTCACCCCCGACCTCGCCGCGCTGGAGGCCGCCATCGGCCCGCGCACGCGGGTGGTGCTCGTCAACTCGCCCAACAACCCCACCGGCCGCATCTACGACGCCGCCACCATGAGGGCGATGGGGGCGCTGCTCTCGCGCGTCAACGTCGAGCGGGGCCGCGAGCGGCCGGTGTTCCTCGTCTCCGACGAGCCGTACCGCAGGCTCGCGTACGGCGGCGCGGAGGTGGCGCCCATCCTGCCGCTCACCCCGTTCTCGCTGGTGGTGGGCTCGTTCTCGAAGAGCCTGTCGCTCGCCGGCGAGCGGGTGGGTTACCTGCTGGTGAACCCCGGCATGCCCGACGCGCAGGTGCTGGTGGACGCGCTCACGCTCACCAACCGCACGCTCGGCTTCGTGAACGCGCCGGTGGTGGGGCAGCGGCTGGTCGAGGCGCTGGTGGACGAGAGCGTGGACGTCGCGATCTACGATCGCCGGCGGCGGGCCATGGCCGAGGCGCTCACCGGCGCCGGCATCGCGTTCCACCTGCCGGAGGGCGCGTTCTACTTCTTCCCGGAGGCGCCCGGCGGCGACGATCAGGCCTTCGTGAAGCTCCTGCTGGAGGAGAACATCCTGGCCGTGCCCGGGCGCGGCTTCGGGATGCCGGGGTACGTCCGGCTCACCTTCTGCGTGGACGAGCAGGTGATCCGGCGCGCCGCCCCCGGCTTCGCGCGCGCCGCGCGGAGGGCGCGGGGAGGCTAG
- a CDS encoding hotdog domain-containing protein: MTPAQTDRTLTLPLSRDLALRRRFMVVDEPLQGNLRFGLLLEALDKLAEEAALDYARSTHPEARVVTAAVDNILVRHPPDVERDLELFARVNHVGRTSMEVGIRVTQPGDPPLHVASCYFTMVARLGEGDDARSLPLPPLEYPDERARHRERRAGERREEYRRHLAASDEPPDRGEFELLRRLHRAQDVPGFGGLLAAELGTDAWERMFPEQENVPRKIFGGYVMRRAYELSSICAELAAPERPVLAAVNRVNFFHPVRLGDTLHFASRVVHTDGSFVSVEASIERRSRDRSVRALSNSCLFTFVNVDREMRPRDALAVYPTTFGEDARLLAARRQHAALLRHAHRGWISEGWTSGPPAGG, translated from the coding sequence ATGACGCCCGCCCAGACCGACCGCACGCTGACCTTGCCGCTCTCCCGCGATCTCGCGCTGCGCCGGCGCTTCATGGTGGTGGACGAGCCGCTGCAGGGGAACCTGCGCTTCGGCCTGCTGCTCGAGGCGCTCGACAAGCTCGCCGAGGAGGCCGCGCTCGACTACGCGCGCAGCACCCACCCCGAGGCGCGGGTGGTCACCGCCGCGGTGGACAACATCCTGGTGCGCCACCCGCCCGACGTGGAGCGCGACCTCGAGCTCTTCGCGCGCGTGAACCACGTGGGCCGGACGTCGATGGAGGTGGGGATCCGGGTCACCCAGCCCGGCGATCCGCCGCTCCACGTGGCCTCCTGCTACTTCACCATGGTGGCGCGGCTCGGCGAGGGCGACGACGCGCGCAGCTTGCCGCTCCCGCCGCTCGAGTACCCCGACGAGCGGGCCCGGCACCGCGAGCGCCGCGCCGGGGAGCGCCGCGAGGAGTACCGCCGGCACCTCGCCGCCTCGGACGAGCCGCCCGACCGCGGGGAGTTCGAGCTGCTGCGCCGGCTGCACCGCGCGCAGGACGTGCCGGGGTTCGGCGGCCTGCTCGCGGCGGAGCTCGGGACCGACGCGTGGGAGCGCATGTTCCCGGAGCAGGAGAACGTGCCGCGCAAGATCTTCGGCGGCTACGTGATGCGACGCGCCTACGAGCTGTCCTCGATCTGCGCCGAGCTCGCCGCGCCGGAGCGCCCGGTGCTGGCGGCGGTGAACCGGGTGAACTTCTTCCACCCGGTGCGCCTCGGCGACACGCTGCACTTCGCGAGCCGCGTGGTGCACACCGACGGCAGCTTCGTGTCGGTGGAGGCGAGCATCGAGCGGCGCAGCCGGGACCGGAGCGTGCGCGCGCTCTCCAACTCGTGCCTGTTCACGTTCGTGAACGTGGACCGCGAGATGCGCCCGCGTGACGCGCTCGCGGTCTACCCGACCACGTTCGGCGAGGACGCGCGGCTGCTCGCGGCGCGCCGGCAGCACGCGGCGCTGCTCCGGCACGCGCACCGCGGCTGGATCTCCGAGGGCTGGACGTCGGGGCCCCCCGCCGGCGGCTAG
- a CDS encoding OmpW/AlkL family protein has translation MKRMLLVMALALAMAPVAEAQAPTPESGLMVRLRALYLRPADRSDAIPALGVPENAITVSDKVIPEVDLSWFFNRYLAAELILTYPQQHDVELSGARIGTFSHLPPTLTVQGHLPLGRVKPYLGAGVNFTLVTATDLAVPGVGKLELEDYSFGFAAQAGVDVQLAGPWYANADVKYVTIRSDVKAGGTKVSEVRVDPWLIGGGIGYRF, from the coding sequence ATGAAGCGGATGCTGCTCGTGATGGCGCTCGCGCTCGCGATGGCGCCGGTGGCGGAGGCGCAGGCGCCGACCCCGGAGTCGGGCCTCATGGTCCGGCTGCGCGCGCTCTACCTGCGCCCGGCCGACCGGTCCGACGCGATCCCCGCGCTCGGGGTCCCGGAGAACGCGATCACCGTGAGTGACAAGGTCATCCCGGAGGTCGATCTCTCCTGGTTCTTCAACCGGTACCTCGCGGCCGAGCTCATCCTCACGTATCCGCAGCAGCACGACGTGGAGCTGTCGGGCGCGAGGATCGGCACGTTCAGCCACCTGCCCCCGACGCTCACGGTTCAGGGCCACCTGCCGCTCGGCCGGGTGAAGCCCTACCTCGGCGCCGGCGTGAACTTCACGCTCGTCACGGCCACCGACCTCGCCGTGCCCGGCGTGGGCAAGCTCGAGCTGGAGGACTACAGCTTCGGGTTCGCGGCCCAGGCGGGGGTGGACGTGCAGCTGGCCGGGCCCTGGTACGCCAACGCGGACGTGAAGTACGTCACGATCCGCTCCGACGTGAAGGCCGGCGGCACGAAGGTGAGCGAGGTCCGCGTCGATCCGTGGCTGATCGGCGGCGGCATCGGGTACCGGTTCTAG
- a CDS encoding sensor histidine kinase: MRDAREPGGQAAPGGAVGGAPERAAADASASRGAGLDGATLAHELKNPLTAVKALVQLGLGNPREAASHERLEHVARAVERMERILRDYLASARGMAELAPARVEVGPLVSGVLQGLSARASEARVRLVTHGDATVEADPRRLEEALVNLVANGIEATPPGGEVEVEVLSSAEGAELVVRDTGTGIAPDALQRLGTPFFSTRSGGNGLGVAHVRSVIAMHGGSLQYESEPGKGTVVRATLPRRERAA, translated from the coding sequence ATGAGAGACGCGAGGGAACCGGGCGGGCAGGCGGCGCCGGGCGGCGCGGTCGGCGGCGCCCCGGAGCGTGCCGCGGCGGACGCCTCCGCGTCCCGCGGCGCCGGCCTCGACGGCGCGACGCTCGCGCACGAGCTGAAGAACCCGCTCACCGCGGTGAAGGCGCTCGTGCAGCTCGGGCTGGGCAACCCGCGGGAGGCCGCGTCGCACGAGCGGCTCGAGCACGTGGCGCGGGCGGTCGAGCGGATGGAGCGGATCCTGCGCGACTACCTCGCGTCGGCGCGGGGGATGGCCGAGCTCGCCCCGGCGCGGGTCGAGGTCGGCCCGCTCGTCTCCGGGGTGCTGCAGGGGCTCTCGGCGCGCGCCAGCGAGGCGCGGGTGCGGCTGGTGACGCACGGGGACGCCACCGTCGAGGCCGATCCGCGACGCCTCGAGGAGGCGCTCGTCAACCTGGTCGCGAACGGGATCGAGGCCACCCCGCCGGGCGGGGAGGTCGAGGTGGAGGTGCTGTCGTCGGCGGAGGGCGCCGAGCTGGTCGTGCGCGACACCGGCACCGGCATCGCGCCGGACGCCCTGCAGCGGCTCGGCACGCCGTTCTTCAGCACCCGCTCCGGCGGGAATGGGCTGGGCGTCGCGCACGTGCGCTCGGTGATCGCGATGCACGGCGGCTCGCTCCAGTACGAGAGCGAGCCGGGCAAGGGGACCGTGGTCCGGGCCACGCTGCCCCGGCGCGAGCGGGCGGCCTAG
- a CDS encoding energy-coupling factor ABC transporter ATP-binding protein — translation MIRADGLGYAFGAGGPALEAIGFALPRGALCAVVGANGSGKSTLLALLAGLFTPSAGTLAVGGDASPGAEEAIRRRAALVLQDPDQQIIGATVDEDLLLGLRPGDAAARDAARALAARLGLLDLSAPVHALSLGTRRKLCIATALRDAPEVLLLDEPFAGLDYPAIREVRAVLAANRAAGVTQVVAAHDLEALADLADRWLVLERGRLVADGAAEAVFPLLRGHGVRPPGAWLSAHGLDPWA, via the coding sequence ATGATCCGCGCGGACGGGCTCGGCTACGCGTTCGGCGCGGGCGGACCGGCGCTCGAGGCGATCGGCTTCGCGCTGCCGCGCGGCGCGCTCTGCGCGGTGGTCGGCGCGAACGGCTCCGGCAAGTCCACGCTGCTCGCGCTCCTCGCCGGGCTGTTCACCCCGAGCGCCGGGACGCTCGCGGTGGGCGGCGACGCCTCGCCCGGCGCGGAGGAGGCCATCCGCCGGCGCGCGGCGCTGGTGCTCCAGGATCCGGATCAGCAGATCATCGGCGCGACCGTGGACGAGGACCTGCTGCTCGGGCTGCGGCCCGGCGACGCGGCGGCGCGCGACGCGGCCCGGGCGCTCGCGGCGCGGCTCGGCCTGCTCGACCTCTCGGCGCCGGTCCACGCGCTCTCGCTCGGCACGCGCCGGAAGCTCTGCATCGCCACCGCGCTCCGCGACGCGCCCGAGGTGCTGCTGCTCGACGAGCCGTTCGCCGGGCTCGACTACCCGGCCATCCGCGAGGTGCGCGCGGTGCTCGCCGCGAACCGGGCCGCGGGCGTCACGCAGGTCGTGGCCGCGCACGACCTCGAGGCGCTGGCGGACCTCGCCGATCGCTGGCTGGTGCTGGAGCGCGGCCGGCTGGTGGCGGACGGCGCCGCCGAGGCGGTGTTCCCGCTGCTGCGGGGGCACGGGGTCCGGCCGCCGGGCGCGTGGCTCTCGGCGCACGGGCTCGACCCATGGGCGTGA
- a CDS encoding biotin transporter BioY: protein MPAPNADPAPPRPAPSPPLARVHRLVWTALLAACIAVGAWIQVPVGAVPITLQPLFAFLAGYLLGPARGAAAVALYVAAGVLGLPVFAGGAAGLGVVLGPTGGYLLGFVVAAALTGLVPRRGPIGWGAGLAAGAAALAAAYVIGAAWLAAVLHLGARQAIVAGVVPFLPFDVVKVVVALWVARRLRAQGLAPA, encoded by the coding sequence ATGCCCGCCCCGAACGCCGATCCCGCCCCGCCCCGCCCCGCGCCGTCTCCCCCGCTCGCCCGCGTGCACCGGCTGGTCTGGACCGCGCTCCTCGCCGCGTGCATCGCGGTGGGCGCCTGGATCCAGGTGCCGGTCGGCGCCGTCCCCATCACCCTCCAGCCGCTGTTCGCGTTCCTGGCCGGCTACCTGCTCGGCCCCGCGCGCGGCGCGGCGGCGGTGGCGCTCTACGTGGCCGCGGGCGTGCTCGGCCTCCCGGTGTTCGCGGGCGGCGCCGCCGGGCTGGGCGTGGTGCTCGGGCCGACCGGCGGCTACCTGCTCGGCTTCGTCGTCGCGGCGGCGCTCACCGGCCTCGTCCCCCGGCGCGGGCCCATCGGGTGGGGCGCCGGGCTCGCCGCCGGCGCGGCGGCGCTCGCGGCCGCGTACGTCATCGGCGCGGCCTGGCTCGCGGCGGTGCTCCACCTCGGCGCGCGCCAGGCGATCGTGGCCGGCGTGGTCCCGTTCCTGCCGTTCGACGTGGTGAAGGTGGTCGTGGCGCTCTGGGTGGCCCGCCGCCTGCGCGCGCAGGGGCTCGCGCCGGCATGA
- a CDS encoding alpha/beta hydrolase: MTSPALPLVHVVRPPRVPSARPPLLVLLHGIGADERDLLPLAAHLDPRFLTVSLRAPNEAEPMGFAWYAIDWRTAPPRHDVAQAAASLEALLAFLAGAPAALGTDPARTFLLGFSQGAAMALAAALARPELVRGAVLHSGRPLPGQPAPAGGLAGLEVLVLHGLADPVLPPAQGRAIRDLLAPVLGPRLTHLELEGAHEVTAETLSEAARWLSARLG; this comes from the coding sequence ATGACCTCCCCCGCGCTGCCGCTCGTCCACGTGGTGCGCCCGCCGCGCGTGCCGTCCGCGCGCCCGCCGCTGCTCGTGCTGCTGCACGGCATCGGCGCGGACGAGCGCGATCTCCTGCCGCTCGCCGCCCACCTCGACCCGCGGTTCCTCACGGTCTCGCTGCGCGCGCCGAACGAGGCCGAGCCCATGGGCTTCGCCTGGTACGCCATCGACTGGCGCACCGCGCCGCCGCGCCACGACGTGGCGCAGGCGGCCGCCAGCCTCGAGGCGCTGCTGGCGTTCCTGGCGGGCGCGCCGGCCGCGCTCGGCACCGACCCGGCGCGCACGTTCCTGCTCGGCTTCAGCCAGGGGGCGGCCATGGCGCTCGCCGCCGCGCTGGCGCGCCCCGAGCTGGTGCGCGGCGCGGTGCTCCACTCCGGCCGCCCGCTCCCCGGCCAGCCCGCGCCGGCCGGCGGGCTCGCCGGCCTGGAGGTGCTGGTGCTGCACGGCCTCGCCGACCCGGTGCTGCCGCCGGCGCAGGGCCGCGCCATCCGCGACCTGCTCGCCCCCGTGCTCGGCCCGCGCCTCACCCACCTCGAGCTCGAGGGCGCGCACGAGGTCACCGCGGAGACCCTCTCCGAGGCGGCGCGCTGGCTCTCTGCGCGGCTGGGGTAG
- a CDS encoding LysR family transcriptional regulator, giving the protein MDREQLAAFDQVAREASFTRAAIALGLGQPAVSARIRALEDQVGGALFTRGRRVALTALGESLLPYARRALEVLAEGLEAARLAQVGQRGRVRLGTLGSVAGGLVGPALGAFVRAHPEVECLVRAGDHERIVALLLDGLVDLGIVTWPCTEAAAAELQDVLRFHEPVLLVARPGHPVTARPDLCADELVRLGRPMFRLRWWQAPHPLLTRLAEQAGTPVEIPMETARALALEGAGVGFFVRTYVEEDLARGALVEVAVRDLPRIHRDTALVRRRRGGPLSPAAAALVEQLRRQAAALGVLEGAPGRLSAARRRQRAPPARRRGRR; this is encoded by the coding sequence ATGGACCGGGAGCAGCTCGCGGCGTTCGACCAGGTGGCGCGGGAGGCGAGCTTCACCCGCGCGGCCATCGCGCTCGGCCTCGGGCAGCCCGCGGTCAGCGCGCGCATCCGCGCGCTGGAGGACCAGGTCGGCGGCGCGCTGTTCACGCGCGGCCGGCGCGTCGCGCTCACCGCGCTGGGCGAGAGCCTGCTGCCGTACGCGCGGCGCGCGCTCGAGGTCCTGGCCGAGGGGCTGGAGGCGGCGCGGCTCGCGCAGGTCGGCCAGCGCGGCCGCGTCCGGCTCGGCACGCTCGGCTCGGTGGCGGGCGGCCTGGTGGGCCCGGCGCTCGGCGCGTTCGTGCGCGCCCACCCGGAGGTCGAGTGCCTGGTGCGGGCCGGCGATCACGAGCGGATCGTGGCGCTGCTGCTCGACGGGCTCGTCGATCTCGGGATCGTGACCTGGCCCTGCACCGAGGCGGCGGCCGCCGAGCTGCAGGACGTGCTCCGGTTCCACGAGCCGGTGCTGCTGGTGGCGCGCCCCGGCCACCCGGTCACGGCACGCCCGGACCTCTGCGCGGACGAGCTGGTCCGGCTCGGCAGGCCCATGTTCCGGCTCCGCTGGTGGCAGGCGCCCCACCCGCTCCTCACCCGCCTCGCCGAGCAGGCCGGCACGCCGGTGGAGATCCCCATGGAGACGGCGCGCGCGCTCGCGCTGGAGGGCGCGGGGGTCGGGTTCTTCGTGCGGACCTACGTCGAGGAGGACCTCGCGCGCGGCGCGCTGGTGGAGGTCGCGGTGCGCGACCTCCCGCGCATCCACCGGGACACGGCGCTGGTGCGGCGCCGGCGCGGCGGCCCGCTCTCGCCGGCCGCGGCCGCCCTGGTGGAGCAGCTGCGCCGGCAGGCGGCGGCGCTCGGGGTGCTGGAGGGCGCGCCCGGCCGGCTCAGCGCGGCGCGCCGGAGGCAGCGCGCTCCTCCGGCCCGCCGCCGGGGCCGAAGGTGA
- a CDS encoding arsinothricin resistance N-acetyltransferase ArsN1 family B, which produces MKRIRMATLEDAGDVAEIYGAVVTGTPISFELEPPGPEEMARRMEAVLALAPWLVCEEDGRVDGYVYASRHHERAAYRWSVDVTVYVRDGRRRGGLGRALYTALLELLRAQGFHAAHAGITLPNAGSVGLHEALGFRPIGVYPRVGWKMGAWHDVGYWQLELRERTGAPGPILPVEALRRSAAWDRALAAGQALLAR; this is translated from the coding sequence ATGAAGCGCATCCGGATGGCCACGCTCGAGGACGCAGGCGACGTCGCCGAGATCTACGGCGCGGTGGTGACGGGGACGCCCATCTCCTTCGAGCTGGAGCCGCCCGGCCCCGAGGAGATGGCGCGGCGGATGGAGGCGGTGCTCGCGCTGGCGCCGTGGCTGGTGTGCGAGGAGGACGGCCGGGTGGACGGCTACGTGTACGCCTCGCGCCACCACGAGCGCGCCGCGTACCGCTGGAGCGTGGACGTGACGGTGTACGTGCGCGACGGCCGGCGCCGCGGCGGCCTCGGGCGCGCGCTCTACACGGCGCTGCTCGAGCTGCTCCGCGCCCAGGGCTTCCACGCCGCGCACGCCGGGATCACGCTGCCGAACGCCGGGAGCGTGGGGCTGCACGAGGCGCTCGGCTTCCGCCCGATCGGCGTGTACCCGCGCGTCGGCTGGAAGATGGGCGCCTGGCACGACGTGGGGTACTGGCAGCTCGAGCTGCGCGAGCGCACCGGCGCGCCCGGACCGATCCTGCCGGTGGAGGCGCTCCGCCGGTCGGCCGCGTGGGACCGCGCGCTCGCGGCCGGGCAGGCGCTGCTCGCGCGGTAG
- a CDS encoding aldo/keto reductase, translating to MTLATRRLGSQGLEVSALGLGCMGMSQSYGAADEAESIATLHRALELGVTFLDTAEVYGPFHNEELLGRALAGRRDEVVIATKFGFAIGGGARTGGLDSRPEHVREAVEGSLRRLRTDRIDLLYQHRVDPAVPIEDVVGAMSRLVEQGKVRYLGLSEAGARTIRRAHATHPVTALQSEYSLWERNLEPELLPLLRELGIGLVAFSPLGRGFLTGAVRRAEEYPESDFRRRDPRFQGANFDANVRAADAVRALAARRGATPGQLALAWLLHRGEDVVPIPGTKRRRNLEENVAAASIALSPAEVAELDAALAPENVAGPRYDEERMRTVDR from the coding sequence ATGACGCTCGCGACGCGCAGGCTGGGCAGCCAGGGGCTCGAGGTGTCGGCGCTCGGCCTCGGCTGCATGGGCATGAGCCAGTCCTACGGCGCGGCGGACGAGGCCGAGTCGATCGCCACGCTCCACCGGGCGCTCGAGCTGGGCGTCACGTTCCTCGACACCGCCGAGGTGTACGGTCCCTTCCACAACGAGGAGCTGCTCGGCCGCGCGCTGGCCGGCAGGCGGGACGAGGTGGTGATCGCCACCAAGTTCGGCTTCGCGATCGGCGGCGGGGCGCGCACCGGCGGGCTCGACAGCCGGCCCGAGCACGTGCGGGAGGCGGTGGAGGGCTCGCTGCGGCGGCTGCGCACCGACCGGATCGACCTCCTCTACCAGCACCGCGTCGATCCCGCGGTGCCGATCGAGGACGTGGTCGGGGCCATGTCGCGGCTGGTGGAGCAGGGCAAGGTGCGGTACCTGGGCCTCTCCGAGGCGGGCGCGCGGACGATCCGCCGCGCGCACGCCACCCACCCCGTCACCGCGCTCCAGAGCGAGTACTCGCTGTGGGAGCGGAACCTCGAGCCGGAGCTCCTGCCGCTGCTCCGCGAGCTCGGCATCGGCCTGGTGGCGTTCTCGCCGCTCGGCCGCGGGTTCCTCACGGGCGCGGTGCGCCGGGCCGAGGAGTACCCCGAGTCCGACTTCCGCCGGCGCGACCCGCGCTTCCAGGGCGCGAACTTCGACGCGAACGTTCGCGCGGCCGACGCGGTCCGCGCGCTCGCGGCGCGCAGGGGCGCGACGCCCGGCCAGCTCGCGCTCGCGTGGCTGCTGCACCGGGGCGAGGACGTCGTGCCCATCCCCGGCACCAAGCGCCGCCGCAACCTGGAGGAGAACGTCGCGGCCGCGTCGATCGCGCTCTCGCCGGCGGAGGTGGCCGAGCTGGACGCGGCGCTCGCGCCGGAGAACGTCGCCGGCCCCCGCTACGACGAGGAGCGGATGCGGACGGTGGACCGGTAG
- a CDS encoding antibiotic biosynthesis monooxygenase family protein — translation MTLLTTPLENDPALQFRIDAFEVPEDARAEFEAAMTRNLELLTSLPGFRGHLVFRKTGGPSRFGLVTLAIWESRAALDAAGVAVRAHYERIGFDRAAALARWQVRSELGGYEVLRPPE, via the coding sequence ATGACCCTGCTCACCACCCCGCTCGAGAACGATCCCGCCCTGCAGTTCCGCATCGACGCGTTCGAGGTGCCCGAGGACGCGCGCGCCGAGTTCGAGGCCGCGATGACCCGCAACCTCGAGCTCCTCACCTCCCTGCCCGGCTTCCGCGGCCACCTCGTGTTCCGCAAGACCGGCGGCCCCTCGCGCTTCGGCCTCGTGACGCTCGCGATCTGGGAGAGCCGGGCGGCGCTCGACGCGGCCGGCGTGGCCGTCCGCGCCCACTACGAGCGGATCGGCTTCGATCGGGCCGCGGCGCTCGCGCGCTGGCAGGTCCGGTCCGAGCTCGGCGGCTACGAGGTGCTGCGCCCGCCGGAGTAA
- a CDS encoding helix-turn-helix domain-containing protein, whose translation MQVRTFPPGAALADVVRCFQIVEAPEEATRTLLPDPGVVVAFRYRGAAALVEREEARWIPDASVTGPRGTSRRIRTLAGGGVVVAKLREDGAARLLGVRGDELYGAVLPADALAPRAAVDRAAAGIAEAATDAERVAAAEAFLLSLGRRRGPDPLVGAAVQAIRARHGCLRIAELARQLGLGQDALEKRFRAAVGTSPKQLASLLRLHHAVEVHLGGASLSSAPYQAGYYDQSHFIREFRAVTGQPPGRYFAAGTHG comes from the coding sequence GTGCAGGTGCGAACCTTCCCGCCCGGCGCCGCGCTCGCGGACGTGGTCCGCTGCTTCCAGATCGTGGAGGCGCCGGAGGAGGCGACGCGCACGCTCCTCCCCGACCCGGGGGTCGTCGTGGCGTTCAGGTACCGGGGCGCCGCCGCGCTCGTCGAGCGCGAGGAGGCGAGGTGGATCCCCGACGCGTCGGTCACCGGGCCCCGGGGAACGAGCCGGCGCATCCGGACGCTCGCCGGCGGCGGGGTGGTGGTGGCGAAGCTCCGCGAGGACGGCGCCGCCCGGCTCCTCGGCGTCCGGGGGGACGAGCTGTACGGGGCCGTGCTGCCGGCGGACGCGCTCGCGCCGCGCGCCGCCGTGGACCGCGCCGCCGCAGGCATCGCCGAGGCGGCGACGGACGCGGAGCGCGTGGCGGCCGCGGAGGCGTTCCTGCTGTCGCTCGGGCGCCGCCGCGGGCCGGACCCGCTCGTGGGCGCCGCCGTCCAGGCGATCCGGGCGCGCCATGGCTGCCTGCGGATCGCCGAGCTCGCGCGGCAGCTCGGGCTCGGCCAGGACGCGCTCGAGAAGCGCTTCCGGGCCGCGGTCGGCACCTCGCCGAAGCAGCTCGCGTCGCTGCTGCGGCTGCACCACGCGGTCGAGGTCCACCTCGGCGGCGCCTCGCTCTCGAGCGCGCCGTACCAGGCCGGCTACTACGACCAGTCGCACTTCATCCGCGAGTTCCGTGCCGTGACCGGGCAGCCGCCCGGGCGCTACTTCGCCGCGGGCACCCACGGCTGA
- a CDS encoding pyridoxamine 5'-phosphate oxidase family protein produces MGHRFAELAFTPAVRAVQESMGSRAAYARMEAGPDHHDALGPDEAGFIAARDSFYLASVGETGWPYLQHRGGPPGFVRVLGPRTIGFADYRGNRQYVTVGNLARNDRVALFFMDYPARTRLKLLGHARWVGPEEPALLAALSAPAGAAPVERGIVIEVAAFDWNCSQHITPRFTEAELEAGAGPDQPWVPAAK; encoded by the coding sequence ATGGGACACCGATTCGCCGAGCTCGCCTTCACGCCCGCGGTCCGCGCGGTGCAGGAGTCGATGGGGAGCCGGGCCGCGTACGCGCGGATGGAGGCCGGCCCCGACCACCACGACGCGCTCGGTCCGGACGAGGCCGGCTTCATCGCCGCGCGCGACAGCTTCTACCTCGCGAGCGTGGGCGAGACCGGCTGGCCGTACCTGCAGCACCGCGGCGGGCCGCCCGGGTTCGTGCGCGTGCTCGGGCCGCGGACGATCGGGTTCGCCGACTACCGCGGCAACCGCCAGTACGTCACCGTGGGCAACCTCGCGCGGAACGACCGCGTGGCGCTGTTCTTCATGGACTACCCGGCGCGAACGCGGCTGAAGCTGCTCGGCCACGCGCGGTGGGTCGGGCCGGAGGAGCCGGCGCTGCTCGCGGCGCTCTCGGCGCCCGCCGGCGCGGCGCCGGTCGAGCGCGGGATCGTGATCGAGGTGGCGGCCTTCGACTGGAACTGCAGCCAGCACATCACGCCGCGCTTCACCGAGGCCGAGCTCGAGGCCGGGGCCGGGCCCGATCAGCCGTGGGTGCCCGCGGCGAAGTAG